Proteins co-encoded in one Candidatus Pelagibacter sp. RS40 genomic window:
- a CDS encoding FMN-dependent NADH-azoreductase: MRKIYQIDCSARKEGSTSRKLAQKLLQKIKKKDDQLIYRDLDDEMLFISGLTESGMKIPVEQQTEDHKKMFELSDKLVIELKESDIIIISVPIYNFGPPATLKAWADLAARVKLTFKYSEDGDRIGLLEDKQVYLVITSGGTKIQGDEDYLTPWLIHMLNFFGIKNIKIIAADQMALDYEKSIKQAENKIEELFKD, from the coding sequence ATGAGAAAAATTTATCAGATTGATTGTAGCGCTAGAAAAGAAGGGTCAACATCAAGAAAATTGGCTCAAAAATTACTTCAAAAAATTAAAAAAAAAGATGATCAATTAATCTATAGAGATTTAGATGATGAAATGCTTTTTATTTCGGGTTTAACAGAGTCGGGGATGAAAATTCCAGTTGAACAACAAACAGAAGATCATAAAAAAATGTTCGAACTTTCTGATAAATTAGTTATTGAATTAAAAGAAAGCGATATAATTATTATATCTGTACCAATATATAATTTTGGTCCACCTGCAACGTTAAAAGCTTGGGCTGATCTTGCAGCAAGAGTTAAACTTACTTTTAAATATTCCGAAGACGGTGATAGAATTGGTTTACTTGAGGATAAACAAGTTTATCTAGTAATCACTTCTGGGGGAACCAAAATACAAGGTGATGAAGATTATTTAACACCCTGGTTAATTCATATGTTGAATTTTTTTGGTATTAAAAATATTAAAATCATTGCTGCTGATCAAATGGCATTGGATTATGAAAAATCCATCAAGCAGGCTGAAAATAAAATAGAGGAATTATTTAAAGATTAA
- a CDS encoding TauD/TfdA family dioxygenase, with protein sequence MKFEVSSNKIFSFIGSNKEEIHPFWLRERVSEKEYLDEGTQQRLFDPSSMKQTVEIVNAEINGEFLKVKFNDGVDSKFEIKKLSDELSLNSNEIIDIEKVKWKSDFKNIKNFKFSDKFADSNEMLNLLINFYKYGFVVIQDVPTNNNFLVKFGNMIGSVKRTNFGEYFNVKSKPNPNDLAYTALSLSPHTDNPYRNPFPPCIQILHCIENEVKGGHSTLVDGFTVTEDLKKLNQDYYNILTSTKVRFKFSDKDTILESWAELIHLDEKGNFQNVRFSPRLDYVPQMKREKLEIYYNARKCLSDLYNSDEYRIEFRLMPGDLMMMDNHRLLHGRTSFDPNEGNRFLQGCYLDFDSTEGKLLHLRRKFNL encoded by the coding sequence ATGAAATTTGAAGTAAGTTCAAACAAAATATTCTCATTCATAGGATCAAACAAAGAAGAAATTCACCCCTTTTGGTTAAGAGAACGTGTCAGTGAGAAAGAGTATCTAGATGAGGGTACTCAGCAACGATTGTTTGATCCATCTTCAATGAAGCAAACAGTTGAAATTGTAAATGCAGAAATAAATGGAGAGTTTTTAAAAGTAAAATTTAATGATGGTGTAGACTCAAAATTTGAAATTAAAAAATTGTCAGATGAACTTAGTTTAAATTCAAACGAAATAATAGATATTGAAAAAGTAAAATGGAAATCTGATTTCAAAAATATAAAAAATTTCAAATTTTCAGATAAATTTGCTGATAGTAATGAAATGCTAAATTTACTGATAAATTTTTACAAATATGGCTTTGTTGTTATTCAAGATGTACCAACAAATAACAATTTTCTTGTGAAATTTGGAAATATGATAGGCAGTGTTAAAAGAACTAATTTTGGTGAATATTTCAATGTAAAATCAAAACCTAATCCAAATGATTTAGCATATACAGCGCTAAGTTTATCTCCTCATACAGATAATCCTTACAGAAATCCTTTTCCTCCATGCATACAAATTCTTCATTGTATTGAAAATGAAGTTAAAGGAGGTCATTCAACTTTAGTTGATGGATTTACAGTTACAGAAGATCTAAAAAAGTTAAATCAAGACTATTATAATATTTTAACGAGTACTAAAGTCAGATTTAAATTTTCAGATAAAGATACAATTTTAGAAAGTTGGGCTGAATTAATACATTTAGATGAAAAAGGGAATTTTCAAAATGTTAGATTTAGTCCAAGATTGGATTATGTGCCTCAAATGAAAAGAGAGAAACTTGAAATTTATTACAATGCAAGAAAATGTTTATCAGACTTATATAATTCTGATGAGTATAGGATTGAATTTAGATTAATGCCTGGAGATTTAATGATGATGGATAATCATAGATTACTTCATGGAAGAACGTCTTTCGATCCAAATGAGGGTAATAGATTTTTACAAGGGTGTTATTTAGACTTTGATAGCACAGAAGGTAAGTTGTTACATTTGAGAAGGAAATTTAATCTTTAA
- a CDS encoding NAD(P)-dependent oxidoreductase, which translates to MNIGFIGTGLMGAPMIKNLLKSKHQISIFNRTISKARKLKRYGAYLSYKIDELVKDKEIIITMLTDDKAVNNIIRSKTFLKNVCKETTVIDMSSTKPSTALDNYKTLKKKGVYFLDAPVSGGTKGAESASLAIMVGGEKKIYKKNLKVLKMLGIPNYVGKPSSGQAAKLANQIIVGITIGAVSEAIIFSKKLGLKPINVLKALKGGWADSKILQTHGLRMIKEDFKARGKVASQLKDMENILNTAKMNKINLPLSMIIRNLYKKLSKKGYDNLDHSYLYKEIKNYF; encoded by the coding sequence ATGAACATAGGTTTTATAGGCACAGGTTTAATGGGAGCCCCTATGATCAAAAATTTATTAAAATCAAAACATCAAATAAGCATATTTAATAGAACTATAAGTAAAGCTAGAAAACTCAAGAGATATGGAGCTTATTTATCTTATAAAATTGATGAATTAGTAAAAGATAAAGAGATCATAATTACAATGCTTACAGATGACAAAGCAGTAAACAATATAATTAGAAGCAAAACATTTTTAAAAAATGTTTGCAAAGAAACAACAGTAATAGATATGAGTTCAACTAAACCAAGTACTGCATTAGATAATTATAAAACATTAAAAAAAAAGGGAGTTTATTTTTTAGATGCCCCAGTATCAGGAGGGACTAAAGGAGCTGAAAGTGCTAGCCTTGCTATTATGGTTGGAGGAGAAAAAAAAATATATAAAAAAAATTTAAAAGTTCTAAAAATGTTAGGGATTCCAAATTACGTAGGAAAACCATCATCTGGTCAGGCAGCAAAACTCGCAAATCAAATTATTGTAGGAATTACTATTGGCGCAGTATCAGAAGCAATAATATTTTCTAAAAAATTGGGCCTTAAACCAATTAATGTTTTAAAGGCTTTAAAAGGAGGATGGGCTGATAGTAAAATATTACAAACTCATGGATTACGAATGATAAAAGAAGATTTTAAGGCCAGAGGTAAAGTTGCATCGCAATTAAAGGACATGGAGAATATTTTAAATACAGCTAAAATGAATAAGATAAATCTTCCTCTCTCAATGATTATTAGAAATTTGTATAAAAAATTATCGAAAAAAGGCTATGACAATTTAGATCACAGCTACTTGTACAAAGAAATAAAAAATTACTTTTAA
- a CDS encoding cytochrome c biogenesis CcdA family protein, with translation MLELFIALSAGLISFLSPCVLPLIPGYVSYISGSSLNELLESKKTNIFPIILFSLGFSIVFISFGATATFLGSLVLDYSYELRIIAGIFIIIFSLQIIGLINIKFLNYEKRVHSNITPSNFGSILIGMAFGFGWTPCIGPILGSILALAAVEDSINKGVLLLLFYSLGLAIPFVLSGYLIQRFMIFSKNLKNKMQLISKIGGGLLLITGILMITNQLQALGYYILEYIPVLGNFG, from the coding sequence ATGTTAGAACTTTTTATTGCATTAAGTGCAGGTTTGATCAGTTTTTTATCACCGTGTGTTTTACCTTTGATACCAGGCTATGTATCCTATATTTCTGGTAGCTCCTTAAATGAACTTTTGGAAAGTAAGAAAACAAACATTTTTCCAATAATTCTATTTTCATTAGGTTTCTCAATTGTATTTATCAGTTTTGGAGCAACTGCTACATTTCTGGGATCATTAGTTTTAGACTACTCTTATGAATTAAGAATTATTGCAGGAATATTTATTATAATTTTCTCTCTTCAGATAATTGGATTAATTAATATTAAATTTTTAAACTATGAAAAAAGAGTGCATTCAAATATCACACCAAGTAATTTTGGATCTATTTTAATTGGTATGGCTTTTGGTTTTGGATGGACACCATGCATAGGTCCAATACTTGGATCTATCTTGGCTTTAGCTGCAGTTGAAGATAGTATCAACAAAGGAGTATTATTATTACTTTTTTATTCACTTGGTTTAGCAATACCCTTCGTTTTATCTGGATATCTTATTCAAAGATTTATGATTTTTTCAAAAAATTTAAAAAATAAGATGCAACTTATTTCCAAAATTGGTGGTGGACTTTTGCTAATTACAGGAATATTGATGATAACCAACCAATTACAGGCATTAGGTTATTATATTTTAGAGTATATCCCTGTACTTGGAAATTTTGGATAA
- the ppc gene encoding phosphoenolpyruvate carboxylase, whose product MIKRDLYYERIPTKSLRDDVRLLGNILGNVIKKQEGQTFFNLVEKIRKLSKANTANIKQQDSYKKISKTLSQINPSNTYKLTRAFSHFMNFINLAESIDASRTLDEFENNKAKANKNIFIEEIFEELFKDRKISSNKIYNTAKNLNIGIVLTAHPTEVKRRTLIQKYHNITELLEQRELMKSFPSKQKIIDRKLYDEITIIWNTDDLKRTKPSPFDEARWGLAIIEDSLWETIPKVYRRLNNIFVKNMGKSLPKNFNPIEFGSWMGGDRDGNPNVTAEVTKEVILLSRWEAAKLYEKSLTKLIRSYSMGKCSKEIKKKTGESFEPYRVYLRPLRDKMRITHRSIEQHLVYNKPLNEQILLNSREEILKPLRVVRKSLEENQNENLASGELLDLMRRAKCFGINLARLDIRQESSRHSQLIAEYIKRKYQQNYYKWSEKKKIKFLANQIKKKRNLLTNFEFKNKENKEVWSTFKTISKQPDECLGAYVISMTSSISDIVTVSFLQKEAQIKNKLRVVPLFETLDDLINSKAIMNSLFQEKWYRKLINNKQEVMIGYSDSSKDAGKICASWHQYKAQEEIVKLAKKFKIDVTFFHGRGGSAGRGGGPIQATLRSQPPYSVNGKIRITDQGEVIQQKYGYEPLAKYNLCSYIGAVTEATLNPPPAPKKNWRDLIEKMSDISKSSYRKNINQNSDFIRYFKTVTPHVSLGKLLIGSRPSKRKNVDNIKSLRAIPWVFAWTQIRLMLPAWLGSAEALRYSSIKKFKSTLLDMEKNWPFFNSMLDILDMVISKVDPEISKVYEKYLADHKLIRIGKKLRYQFETIKKLNKKITPKEIINARKQFRNIIVARNIYTEVLNVIQPIVISKLKITKGKENKKNLNDALLTSIAGISAAMKNTG is encoded by the coding sequence ATGATCAAAAGAGATTTATATTATGAGAGAATTCCAACAAAATCACTTAGAGATGATGTAAGACTTCTTGGAAATATACTTGGAAATGTGATTAAAAAACAAGAGGGTCAAACATTTTTTAATCTTGTTGAAAAAATTAGAAAACTTTCAAAAGCAAATACAGCTAATATTAAACAACAAGATTCATATAAAAAAATTTCGAAAACATTAAGTCAAATTAATCCAAGTAATACTTATAAACTTACAAGAGCATTTTCTCATTTTATGAATTTTATAAATCTTGCGGAGTCTATTGATGCTTCAAGAACTTTAGATGAATTTGAGAATAATAAAGCTAAAGCAAACAAAAATATTTTTATAGAGGAAATTTTTGAGGAACTTTTTAAGGATAGAAAAATTTCATCTAATAAAATCTATAATACTGCAAAAAATTTAAACATTGGTATTGTTTTAACAGCACATCCTACAGAGGTAAAAAGACGAACACTCATACAAAAATATCACAATATTACAGAGCTTTTAGAACAAAGAGAATTGATGAAAAGTTTTCCATCAAAACAAAAAATTATAGATAGAAAATTATATGATGAAATTACAATTATATGGAATACGGATGACTTGAAAAGAACAAAACCTTCTCCATTTGATGAAGCAAGATGGGGACTTGCTATAATCGAGGATAGTTTGTGGGAAACTATTCCAAAGGTATACAGGAGATTAAACAACATTTTTGTTAAAAATATGGGCAAAAGTCTTCCAAAAAATTTTAATCCAATTGAATTTGGATCTTGGATGGGTGGAGATAGAGATGGTAACCCAAATGTAACTGCAGAAGTGACTAAAGAAGTAATTTTATTATCTCGATGGGAAGCAGCAAAATTATACGAAAAATCTTTAACAAAATTAATTAGATCTTATTCAATGGGAAAATGCTCAAAAGAAATTAAAAAAAAAACTGGAGAGTCATTTGAACCTTATAGGGTTTATTTACGTCCGCTCAGAGATAAAATGAGAATTACTCACAGATCCATAGAACAACATTTAGTTTACAATAAACCATTGAATGAACAAATATTGCTAAATTCACGAGAAGAAATTTTAAAACCACTAAGAGTGGTTAGAAAATCTTTGGAAGAAAACCAAAATGAAAATTTAGCAAGTGGTGAATTATTAGATTTAATGAGAAGAGCTAAATGTTTTGGAATAAATCTTGCTAGATTAGATATAAGACAAGAGTCATCCAGACACTCCCAATTAATTGCAGAATATATAAAAAGAAAATATCAACAAAACTATTATAAATGGAGCGAAAAGAAAAAAATTAAATTTTTAGCAAATCAAATTAAAAAAAAGAGAAATTTATTAACTAATTTTGAATTTAAAAATAAAGAAAATAAAGAAGTTTGGTCAACTTTCAAAACAATCTCTAAACAACCAGATGAATGCCTAGGAGCATATGTCATTTCAATGACTTCTTCTATTTCTGACATAGTAACTGTCTCATTTTTACAAAAAGAAGCGCAAATCAAAAATAAATTAAGAGTTGTTCCATTATTTGAAACTTTAGATGATCTAATAAACTCAAAAGCTATTATGAATTCACTGTTTCAGGAAAAATGGTACAGAAAATTGATAAATAACAAGCAAGAAGTGATGATTGGTTACTCAGATTCCAGTAAAGATGCTGGTAAAATATGTGCAAGTTGGCATCAATATAAAGCACAAGAAGAAATAGTTAAACTTGCAAAAAAATTTAAAATTGACGTAACTTTTTTTCATGGAAGAGGTGGCTCAGCTGGTAGAGGAGGTGGTCCAATACAAGCTACACTAAGGTCTCAACCTCCATACTCTGTTAATGGAAAAATAAGAATTACTGATCAGGGAGAAGTTATACAGCAAAAATACGGTTATGAGCCATTAGCTAAATATAACTTATGCAGTTATATAGGGGCTGTTACAGAGGCAACTCTTAATCCTCCACCTGCACCAAAAAAGAATTGGAGAGATTTAATTGAAAAAATGTCAGATATTTCAAAAAGCTCATATAGAAAAAATATTAATCAAAATTCTGATTTTATTAGGTATTTTAAAACAGTGACACCACATGTGTCTTTAGGTAAACTCTTAATTGGATCAAGACCATCTAAGAGAAAAAATGTAGACAACATAAAAAGCTTAAGAGCAATACCTTGGGTATTTGCGTGGACTCAAATAAGACTTATGTTACCAGCGTGGTTAGGTAGCGCAGAGGCATTAAGATATTCTTCAATTAAGAAATTTAAAAGTACTCTTTTAGATATGGAGAAAAATTGGCCATTTTTTAATTCAATGTTAGATATCCTAGACATGGTAATTTCAAAAGTTGATCCAGAAATATCAAAGGTTTATGAAAAATATTTAGCAGATCATAAACTTATAAGAATTGGTAAAAAATTAAGATACCAATTTGAAACAATAAAAAAATTAAATAAAAAAATAACTCCTAAAGAAATAATTAATGCCAGAAAACAATTTAGGAATATTATCGTTGCAAGAAATATTTACACAGAGGTGCTCAATGTCATTCAGCCAATTGTTATATCGAAGCTAAAAATAACCAAAGGTAAAGAAAATAAAAAGAATTTAAATGATGCATTGTTAACTTCGATAGCCGGTATTTCTGCAGCAATGAAAAATACTGGATAA
- a CDS encoding fumarylacetoacetate hydrolase family protein, with protein sequence MKLLRIGKKNYEKPAILSNDGKIIDISSCIKDFNPDNLNFETISKLQSIDLSSLPELSSSERIGSCITNPGKFIAIGLNFSDHAAETGSKPPSEPIVFMKATSCINGPNDDIEITKDSKKLDWEVELGIVIGKHAKHISEKQSQDHILGYCLVNDVSEREWQIEKKGQWVKGKSHDTFGPIGPYLVTKDEISNANSLNMSLDVNGVRMQTGNTNTMIFNVDVIVSYLSKFMSLYPGDIITTGTPPGVGMGMKPQKFLKPNDKLRLSIDNLGEQNSKVVLI encoded by the coding sequence ATGAAACTTTTAAGAATTGGAAAAAAGAATTATGAAAAACCAGCCATCTTAAGCAATGATGGTAAAATAATAGACATTAGTTCATGCATTAAAGATTTCAATCCTGATAATTTAAATTTTGAAACAATCTCAAAATTACAGAGTATAGACTTATCTTCTTTGCCAGAACTGTCTTCAAGCGAGAGAATTGGTTCTTGTATTACAAACCCAGGAAAATTTATTGCCATAGGACTAAATTTTTCTGATCATGCTGCTGAGACAGGATCAAAACCTCCATCTGAGCCTATAGTATTTATGAAGGCAACAAGTTGTATAAACGGTCCAAACGACGATATAGAAATTACTAAAGATTCAAAAAAACTTGATTGGGAAGTTGAATTAGGAATTGTTATTGGAAAACATGCTAAACATATATCTGAAAAACAGTCTCAAGATCACATTTTAGGATATTGTTTAGTAAATGATGTGAGTGAAAGAGAATGGCAAATTGAAAAAAAAGGTCAATGGGTTAAAGGCAAATCACATGACACTTTTGGTCCAATTGGTCCATATTTAGTAACTAAAGATGAAATTTCGAACGCAAATAGTTTAAACATGTCTTTGGACGTAAATGGAGTCAGAATGCAGACTGGTAACACAAATACTATGATTTTTAATGTGGATGTAATAGTTTCTTATTTAAGTAAATTTATGTCTTTGTATCCAGGGGATATAATAACCACTGGAACCCCTCCAGGAGTAGGTATGGGAATGAAGCCACAAAAATTTTTAAAACCTAATGACAAACTTAGGTTATCAATAGATAATTTAGGAGAACAAAACTCCAAAGTTGTATTAATATAG